TCAGGTTGCCCAGCACTTCGACGTTGGCGAATTGCAGTTTGCGGTTGAGGTCGTCGATCAGCTTGACCTGGGCAGCACTGTCGAAATTGGCACCCGGTTCCGGCTGATAGCACAACGTGGTAATGCCGCTGGCAGCGGCGGCACGGGTTTCGCTTGCCAGGGTTGCCTTATGGTCAAGGCCGGGTTCGCGCAACCAGGCAGCGAGGTCAACAGCGCCGGGGAACAGCCATAAGCCGCTGGCGTCGATTTCTTCGTCGGCGGAAATGGCGGCGTTGGCCTCGGTCAGGGCAGCGATCTGGCCATTATTGACCAGCAGGTTGCGCAGGCCATCCAGCCCGCTGGCAGGGTCGATGATACGGGCGTTGCGGATCAGCAGGCTCATGCTGCACCTCCCGCCTGTGGCCCCATGATCATGGACATGACCGCCATGCGCACGGCGATGCCGTTGGTGACCTGCTCCAGAATGACAGATTGTGGGCCATCCGCCACCCGCGAGTCGATTTCCACCCCACGGTTGATGGGGCCAGGGTGCATGACGATGGCGTCGGGTTTGGCAAGTTGCATCCGCTCCTCGGTCAGGCCGTAGAGTTTGAAGAATTCGCGTTCGGAAGGCAGCAGCGCAGTCTGCATCCGCTCACGTTGCAGGCGCAGCATAATGACGACATCCACGTCCGCAATGCCCTCTTCCATGTGATGGAACACGTTCACGCCCATTTTTTCCACCCCGGCAGGGATCAGGGTCTTGGGCGCGATCACCCGGACTTCGCCGGTAGCCAACGTGGTCAGGGCGTGGATTTGCGAACGCGCTACCCGCGAATGCAGCACGTCGCCGACAATGGCGACTTTGAGCGGCTGGAAACTGCCTTTTTTCTGGCGGATGGTAAACATGTCCAGCATCGCCTGGGTGGGGTGGGAATGACGCCCATCACCTGCGTTCAGCACGCTGATGTGAGGCGCGCAGTAACGGGCGATGAAATGCGCCGCACCCGCGTGTTCATGCCGCACCACGAACATGTCGGCATTCATCGCCTCCAGGTTGCGCACCGTATCCAGCAGGGTTTCGCCCTTGGAGGTGGAGGAGGTGCGGATGTCGAGGTTGGTCACGTCCGCGCCTAGCCGCTGGGCAGCGATTTCAAAAGTGACGCGGGTACGGGTGGAATTCTCGAAAAACAGGTTCATCACCGTCTTGCCGCGCAGCAGGGGGGCTTTTTTCTGCTGTTTGTTGGGCAAAGTGACGAACTGTTCGGCGCGGTCGAGGATTTCTTCCAGCAACAGCGGCGGCAGACCTTCAACGGTCAGGAAATGTTTCAGTTTGCCATCCTTCGTCAGTTGCATACGGGATGGCAGCGGCCCGGGGGACAGGTGTGCGTGGAGCATTCATGCACTCGCTTTTATTTTGAACACTTGAGGTGGGGCTATCTTACAAGGTTGCGCCCCCAAAACGAATAGCGTAGCTTAGCTTTCCTGTAACAAACGACCAGTGGGAACCCTCATGCAAGCCATCCTCGCCAATCCGCGCGGCTTTTGCGCCGGTGTTGACCGCGCTATCGAAATCGTCGACCGGGCGCTGGAAGTGCTCGGCGCGCCCGTCTACGTGCGTAATGAAGTCGTGCATAACCGCTTTGTGGTCAACAACTTGCGCGATAAGGGTGCAGTGTTCGTACAGGAACTCGACGAGGTGCCGGATGATGCCACCGTAATTTTCAGCGCCCACGGCGTTTCCCGCGCAGTGCAGGAAGAAGCGAAACGGCGCGGGTTGAAAGTGTTCGACGCCACCTGTCCGTTAGTCACCAAGGTGCATATCGAAGTCACCCGTTACAGCCGTGAAGGGCGCGAAACCATCCTGATTGGCCACAAGAACCACCCCGAGGTCGAAGGTACCATGGGGCAATACGATACCTCGTTGGGTGGTGCGGTTTACCGGGTCGATTCCCCCGAGGAGGTGGCGGAACTGCATGTCAACAACCCTGATAAGCTGGCCTTTGTCACCCAGACCACGCTGTCGGTGGATGACGCCTCCATCGTGATTGATGCCCTGCGTGCCCGTTTCCCCGCCATTATCGGGCCAAAAAAGGATGACATCTGCTATGCCACCCAGAACCGTCAGGATGCGCTGAAAAAGCTGGCTGATGAAAGCGATTTGATCCTGGTGGTCGGTTCCCCCAACAGCTCCAACTCCAACCGTTTGCGCGAAATTGCCGAGAAGCGCGGTACGACCGCCTACCTGATCGACGGCGCGGAAGACATCCGTGACGAGTGGCTGCAAGGCAAGCGCAGCATTGGCGTAACCGCTGGCGCATCCGCCCCGGAAGTGCTGGTGGAAGGCGTGATCGCACATTTGCGGGCGCGTGGCGCACAGGTCAAGATGCAGGATTCCGGCATTAATGAAAACGTGTCCTTTGTACTGCCGAAGGCACTACGCCGCGGCTAAATGGCTAAGCCCAGTTTTCAGGAACGTGCAAAGCGCAGCAGCGGTGCAATATCGTGCCGGTCTGCTGCCCGTAATGCAGCAATATAAGCGTCGCGGATATTGCCTGCATCGCCCAGTGGATAACCTCCTCCCCAGCTAAAGCGCGGCAGGCCCAAACGTTGGATCAGCAAATCAGCCATTAGACGTGCATGGCGTCCGTTGCCGTTGGGGAATGGGTGAATCATGACCAACTGATGGTGGAACCGCACGGCCAACTCGTCTGCGGAAAAGATCTGGTACTCCATTTGATAGTGGGTGTTATCCAGCAGATTACGTACTTGCATCCCTACCTGCATCCAGTCCACGCCGATATTTTTGTTGGTGGAACGAAAAGTGCCCGCCCATTTCCAGGTCTGGTCAAACATGCGCTGGTGCAATTCACGCACAAACCTTTCCTCCAGCAGGTCGCGCTTGCTTTGCCTGGTTGCCCACAATTCACCGTGCAGGATATTGGTCTGCTCCCAGGTGTTCAGGTCGCCTTGGGTAGTGATATGTCCAGCCAGCAAACCTTCGGCTTCGTCGGGGTCTAGCGGTGTAGCGCCGGGCGGGTAAATAAAGTTCACTTCCATAACTCCCGTCGGGAGCCTTCCAGCAGTTCCTTGGCCAATTGCTTGATTTGCTTGTCTGTGAAAGCCTGATAGACAGCCTGATCTTCCAGCATCATAGAATGCGCTACCGGCAAAACCCGTTCGCGGGCAAGTTGTTCCGCACGTTGCTGCAGCATGTCTTCGAGGGATTGGCGGGGGATCAGCGCATACTTCAGTTCACAATCCAGCGCCTCGGCAAGTTTGCGCAAGGACGCCAGGGTGATGGCGTCATCGGCTTCCGCTTTTTCCAGGTTGCGGACACCTGCATCAGTTATGCGGAGCCGCTTGGCCAGAGCCACAGAAGTCATCCCCAGTGCTTCACGGATACTGCGAATCCAGCCACTGGCAGGGCGGGAAGGCAAGCCGACATTCCGCCACTTTTCCAATGCGGTGCTGGTTTGCTGTAATTTAAGTTCGCGGAATGCCTGTTTCATAGGGTTAAATAGAAAAGTTATGAATTTTGATTTTATAAAATAAAAAAAGTTAAAGCTATCATTTTTATTTTAAAATAAAATTTTTAGGTATCTTTTTTTGTGTGCTGGTACTATACCCTTGTTCCAGTGACAATCAGGGGTGTAAACGTAGTGGTTTTGGCCTGTTATTTGCCTGTCCATTCCATGATTCAACTGGAAAAACAAGGATGAAGGCTCATGGGGTATGAACAAACCGAAGCCGAACGCTTCCAGAACCTGCTGGAACATCTGGGCTTCCTGTACGGCGATGAAACGGCAGTCGAGGTCTGGAAGGAATTGCTTACCCTGATAGACAAACACCGCACTGCCTCTGGCTGTAAGCCCTACAAGGTGCGTTGGGATGAGCAGGATATAGTGCTGATCACTTACGGCGACAGTATCCGCAACCCCGCCGAAAAAGCTGCTTTGCGCACCCTGAAAGGCTTTGCTGACCGCTGGTTGCAGGAAGCTTTCAATGTGATCCACCTGCTGCCGATCTTTCCCTACACTTCGGATGACGGGTTTTCCGTGGCGGATTTCCGTTCGGTACGCACCGATTTGGGGAACTGGCAGGATGTCAGCGAACTCGGCAGGCATTTCAGCCTCATGTTCGACTTCGTGTTGAACCACTGTTCGCGTGTCAGCCTATATTTTGCCGATTTCCGCGCCAACCGGGAGCCATACATCGACTTTTTCATTTACGAAGACCCGGACAAGGATTGGTCGCAAGTGGTGCGCCCGCGCAGTTCCCCGTTGCTGACTGAAATCCCCACCCGCGAGGGGATGCGCCATGTGTGGACAACCTTCAGCGCCGACCAGGTAGACCTGAATTACCGCAACCCGCGCGTGCTGCTGGAAATGCTCGACATCCTGCTGTTCTACATTGGCCAGGGTTCACGCATTACCCGGCTGGATGCCATCGCCTTCCTGTGGAAAGAGGCAGGCACCAGTTGCCTGCACCTGCCACAAACCCACACCGTGGTCAAACTGATGCGCGATGTGGCGGAACTGGTTTGCCCCGGCGCACTGCTGCTGACCGAAACCAATGTGCCGCACACGGAAAACATCAGCTATTTTGGCCAGGGCGATGAAGCACACATGGTGTACCAGTTCAGCTTGCCTCCCCTGCTGCTGCACGCCATCCATACTGGTAGCACCCAGTATTTGTACCAGTGGTTGCGGAACCTGTCGCCGCCGCCGGAGGGCTGCACCTATTTCAACTTCACCGCTTCCCACGACGGTATCGGCGTGCGTCCGCTGGAAGGTTTGCTGCCGCCGGATGAATTGCGCCAGTTGCTGGACGATATGCGTGCCAAGGGGGCGTATGTCTCCACCCGGCGCAATACTGACGGCAAGAATGTGCCGTATGAAATTAACATCACCTATTTCGACGCCTTCCGCAATTCCGGCAACCGCTCTGCGCCGTGGCAGGTGTCACGTTTCCTGCTGTCACAGACGGTGGCGCTGTCGATGCGCGGGATTCCGGGCATTTATATCCACTCACTACTGGCCACCCCCAATGACTACGAGCGGGTGGAAGTGACCGGCGCGACCCGCTCCATCAACCGTCACCAGTGGGATGAGGATGAGCTGGAAGCCTTGCTGGAAGTGCCGGAAAGCAGCACCAGCCTGTTGTTGCGTGAGTATCTGCGGCGCATCCGCCTGCGCCGCGCCCAGGCCGCGTTCCACCCCGATGGTTTACAGGAAGTGGTGGATGTGGGTGACCAGTTGCTGATGTTGATCCGTGCCGCGCCGGATCATTCGCAAAAGATCGTGGCGCTGTTCAATTTCACCAAAACGCCGCGCAAGCTGGATATGCATCGGGTGCAGGCAGTATTGGGCGACCCCGGCCAGTGGTGGGATGTGCTGTACGATTGCCCGCCTGAGCACGATACGGATGGCTTGCTGCTCAAGCCGTATGACTGCCATTGGCTGACCCCGCGCTAAGCCTCAATTACCGGCGTTGTCCCGTTCCACCGCTTCCAGCAGACGTTGTGGCAAGTCGGGGATCGCACTGAACACCCGCCGCCAGTTGGGGATGAAGGGCGTTTCCAGCGGCTTGTTCAGGTACTTGCTGCCTGCGTCGAGGATGGCGGCGGAGAACAGTTCCACCGATTGTTCTTCGGCGTGGATGTCCAGCTTCAGGCCGTTGATGTGCGCATCGGCGTCGTAGCGTTGCAGCATGTCCAGTGCTTCGCGCAGGTAGACGGCTTTGAGGGTGCGGAAAAAGGCTTCGTCCATCACCACCCCTTCTGTGCCCAGCTTGCGGAAAATGGCTTTGCCGATTTCATAGCTCATGCGTGCCAAGCCGCCGCTGTAGTCATCGTTGCCAATGTCCTGATGCTTGTGGTCGTAATTGTCGGCAATGTCGACCTGACAGACGCGGCGGTTACTCATGTTGCGGAAGGTTTCCGACAGGATGCCAACTTCCAGCCCCCAGTCGCTGGGGATGCGGATAGCACCCAACAGGTCGGAACTGAGCGCGAACTCCCCGGATAGCGGGTAGCGGAAGGAACTCATGAATTCTAGATAGTCGCTGCTGCCCAGCATTTTTCGCAGCGAGTCCAATAGCGGGTGCACGAACAGGCGCGTCACGCGGCCACTCAGCTTACCAGCGGCGTTGATGCGTGCGTAATAGCCCTTGCAGAATTTAAAATCCAGCGCCGGGTTGGCGATCGGGTAAAACAGGCGTGCCGGAATTTCCCGCGAATAAGTGAGGATGTCACAATCATGCAGCGCCACCGCACGGCTGTTGTTGGCAGCCATGATGTAGCCGATGCAGTACCAGACATTACGCCCCTTGCCCAGTTCGGTGGGGCCGAGTGCTTCCGCTTCCAGCTCGGCGGCGATGGCTTGCAGGCGCGGGCCGTCATTCCACAGGATGCGCTTGTCCTGCGGCAGACGGGCGAAAAAGTCGCGGGCAAAGTGGAACTGTGCCTCATCCGCCCGATCCAGCCCGATCACGATCTGGTTGATGTAATCGGCGTGCTGCAATTCGTCGAGAATGTTGCTGAGCGCAGGGCCTTCCAGTTCGGAAAACAAAGAAGGCAGGATCAGGGTCATGGGGTTGCGGCTGGCGAAAAGGCGCAATTCGCTTTCGATATGTTCCAGCGAGGAACCCGGCAGGCGGTGCAGGGTTGTGATGACGCCATCCTGTTTGAAGTCGGACATATTGTTCCCCTTGTTTGATGGTTATGCGTGCGCCTGTTACGCGGCGCTGTTGGCCAGCAGCATCGACATGGCCTCCGCCCAACCAGCGGGGCCGGGCAGGCTGGTGTGGGTGCGTTGCTGGGTCAGGCTTTCCGCCAGCGTGGGTGGCGTACCGTCTGGATTATACACAATCACCGCCACGTCGGCGGCAGCCAGCATGTCGGCATCATTCGGGCCATCGCCCAAGGCAATAACAAAGGGTTTGGCTCCCCACCGCTGCTGGTATTCGGCGGCCAAGTGGTGCATGGCCTGCACTTTGTCGGTTTGCCCCATGACATGCCAGAAGCGCCCGCCGCGTTTCAGGCTCAGGCCAGCGCTGATGAGTTGCTGGTGAAAGGGTTCTAGCCGGTTTTCTGCATCCTGCCACAATAGGGGTTCGCTGGCGCAACGTTGGGCGGCAAGGGCTGCGGCTGCTAGTGGCAGGCCGGTAAGGGCGGCGATTTGTTCAGCAGGCCAGTCGTGGAAGCCAGCAAAGCGATAGTGTTCGCGGGTGCGCAGTTCATCCAGCTGGGCACAGATTTCAGCATAATTGCTCCCCAGCGTCAGGGTGTGCTGACGGACGGGATAGTGGATGACGCTGCCGTTTTCGGCCACCAGCGGGGAATCCAGCGCCAGTTCGGCGGCAATACTCGCCAGTTCCGCCAGGGTTTTGCTGGAATTGAGGATGACCGGAACCTGCAAGGCGCGCAATTGCGCCAGTACCGGCTGGGCGGCGGCATGGCTGTAGGTGTGGTGATCCAGCAGAGTGCCGTCCAGATCGGTGAAAATCAGCCACTGCCTGACGGGCGGCAATGGCTGCGGGTGGGTGGTGGCCTCAGTCACCGTTTCCGCCCGGCTTCAGCTTCCAGATGTCTCGGTTGTACTCTTCCATGGTGCGGTCGGTGGAGAAGAAGCCACTACCTGCGGTGTTGAGGATGCTCATGTGCGTCCAGTGTTCCTGATCCTGCCACGCCAGTGACACCCGCTCCTGTTCTTCCACATAGCTGCGGAAGTCGGCCAGCGTCATCCACGGGTCGTGCGGGCTTAATAGCGCATCCAGGATCATGTCGAAAATGCCCGGTTCGGTCA
The sequence above is drawn from the Thiothrix nivea DSM 5205 genome and encodes:
- a CDS encoding mobile mystery protein A — protein: MKQAFRELKLQQTSTALEKWRNVGLPSRPASGWIRSIREALGMTSVALAKRLRITDAGVRNLEKAEADDAITLASLRKLAEALDCELKYALIPRQSLEDMLQQRAEQLARERVLPVAHSMMLEDQAVYQAFTDKQIKQLAKELLEGSRRELWK
- a CDS encoding HAD-IIB family hydrolase encodes the protein MTEATTHPQPLPPVRQWLIFTDLDGTLLDHHTYSHAAAQPVLAQLRALQVPVILNSSKTLAELASIAAELALDSPLVAENGSVIHYPVRQHTLTLGSNYAEICAQLDELRTREHYRFAGFHDWPAEQIAALTGLPLAAAALAAQRCASEPLLWQDAENRLEPFHQQLISAGLSLKRGGRFWHVMGQTDKVQAMHHLAAEYQQRWGAKPFVIALGDGPNDADMLAAADVAVIVYNPDGTPPTLAESLTQQRTHTSLPGPAGWAEAMSMLLANSAA
- a CDS encoding sugar phosphorylase, with the translated sequence MGYEQTEAERFQNLLEHLGFLYGDETAVEVWKELLTLIDKHRTASGCKPYKVRWDEQDIVLITYGDSIRNPAEKAALRTLKGFADRWLQEAFNVIHLLPIFPYTSDDGFSVADFRSVRTDLGNWQDVSELGRHFSLMFDFVLNHCSRVSLYFADFRANREPYIDFFIYEDPDKDWSQVVRPRSSPLLTEIPTREGMRHVWTTFSADQVDLNYRNPRVLLEMLDILLFYIGQGSRITRLDAIAFLWKEAGTSCLHLPQTHTVVKLMRDVAELVCPGALLLTETNVPHTENISYFGQGDEAHMVYQFSLPPLLLHAIHTGSTQYLYQWLRNLSPPPEGCTYFNFTASHDGIGVRPLEGLLPPDELRQLLDDMRAKGAYVSTRRNTDGKNVPYEINITYFDAFRNSGNRSAPWQVSRFLLSQTVALSMRGIPGIYIHSLLATPNDYERVEVTGATRSINRHQWDEDELEALLEVPESSTSLLLREYLRRIRLRRAQAAFHPDGLQEVVDVGDQLLMLIRAAPDHSQKIVALFNFTKTPRKLDMHRVQAVLGDPGQWWDVLYDCPPEHDTDGLLLKPYDCHWLTPR
- the ispH gene encoding 4-hydroxy-3-methylbut-2-enyl diphosphate reductase; this encodes MQAILANPRGFCAGVDRAIEIVDRALEVLGAPVYVRNEVVHNRFVVNNLRDKGAVFVQELDEVPDDATVIFSAHGVSRAVQEEAKRRGLKVFDATCPLVTKVHIEVTRYSREGRETILIGHKNHPEVEGTMGQYDTSLGGAVYRVDSPEEVAELHVNNPDKLAFVTQTTLSVDDASIVIDALRARFPAIIGPKKDDICYATQNRQDALKKLADESDLILVVGSPNSSNSNRLREIAEKRGTTAYLIDGAEDIRDEWLQGKRSIGVTAGASAPEVLVEGVIAHLRARGAQVKMQDSGINENVSFVLPKALRRG
- a CDS encoding aspartate carbamoyltransferase catalytic subunit, whose product is MLHAHLSPGPLPSRMQLTKDGKLKHFLTVEGLPPLLLEEILDRAEQFVTLPNKQQKKAPLLRGKTVMNLFFENSTRTRVTFEIAAQRLGADVTNLDIRTSSTSKGETLLDTVRNLEAMNADMFVVRHEHAGAAHFIARYCAPHISVLNAGDGRHSHPTQAMLDMFTIRQKKGSFQPLKVAIVGDVLHSRVARSQIHALTTLATGEVRVIAPKTLIPAGVEKMGVNVFHHMEEGIADVDVVIMLRLQRERMQTALLPSEREFFKLYGLTEERMQLAKPDAIVMHPGPINRGVEIDSRVADGPQSVILEQVTNGIAVRMAVMSMIMGPQAGGAA
- a CDS encoding mobile mystery protein B; this encodes MNFIYPPGATPLDPDEAEGLLAGHITTQGDLNTWEQTNILHGELWATRQSKRDLLEERFVRELHQRMFDQTWKWAGTFRSTNKNIGVDWMQVGMQVRNLLDNTHYQMEYQIFSADELAVRFHHQLVMIHPFPNGNGRHARLMADLLIQRLGLPRFSWGGGYPLGDAGNIRDAYIAALRAADRHDIAPLLRFARS